In the Balaenoptera acutorostrata chromosome 7, mBalAcu1.1, whole genome shotgun sequence genome, one interval contains:
- the NUP42 gene encoding nucleoporin NUP42 isoform X1 — protein MTICQFFLQGRCRFGDRCWNEHPGAGGLGEGRQQQLSGSNRRGWNTTSQRYSSVIQPSSFSKSTPWGGSRDQEKPSFASFDSGASASRNSGFGLSQNPFASPNSDGQKDEKKLLEGIVKDMEVWESSGQWMFSVYSPVKKKPNISGFTDISPEELRLEYHNFLTSNNLQSYLHSIQQLINQWRNRVNELKSLNTSTTIALLSDIKGGVNQAAPTFGFGSRPSVTFGSPGFPVNNNSSINAQNFSFKPSSGFATAPSGNPSVFGNTPAFGAVPSANSAITASTPAFGLGKPQITSAASFSFKSPAASGFGSSGFSAFPAPMAVGPVGAPETPAFGSGSSSARFGSLGSQSHTAFSKSSSGTFGNSSISTSLSFSNGSTTTDNVLFTPKDQLTAEELEQFQSKKFTLGKIPLKPPPVELLNI, from the exons ATGACCATTTGTCAGTTCTTCCTTCAAGGCCGGTGTCGCTTCGGAGATCGGTGCTGGAACGAACATCCCGGCGCCGGGGGTTTGGGCGAAGGACGGCAGCAGCAGCTCTCAG GTAGTAACAGACGAGGATGGAATACCACCAGCCAGAGATATTCCAGTGTTATCCAGCCATCCAGTTTCTCCAAATCCACACCATGGGGGGGCAGCAGAGATCAAGAAAAGCCATCTTTTGCTTCTTTTGATTCTGGAGCGTCAGCTAGCAGGAACAGTGGGTTTGGATTGTCTCAGAACCCATTTGCTTCACCTAACTCTGATGggcagaaagatgaaaagaaacttCT gGAAGGAATTGTAAAAGATATGGAGGTTTGGGAATCATCAGGGCAGTGgatgttttctgtttattcaccAGTGAAAAAGAAACCTAATATTTCAG GTTTTACAGATATTTCACCAGAGGAGTTGAGACTTGAATACCATAACTTCTTAACAAGCAATAACTTACAGAGTTat CTACATTCTATCCAACAGTTAATAAATCAGTGGAGGAACAGGGTAAATGAACTGAAAAGTCTAAATACCTCAACTACAATAGCTTTG ctctcTGATATAAAGGGTGGAGTAAATCAAGCAGCACCTACGTTTGGATTTGGCAGTAGGCCATCAGTAACATTTGGGTCACCAG GTTTTCCAGTGAATAACAACAGCAGCATTAATGCTCAGAATTTTAGTTTTAAACCAAGCTCTGGATTTGCTACTGCCCCTTCTGGAAACCCTTCTGTGTTTGGGAATACTCCAGCATTTGGAGCTGTACCCTCCGCCAATTCTGCCATCACTGCTTCTACTCCAGCTTTTGGACTTGGGAAACCCCAAATCACATCTGCtgcttcattttcatttaaaagccCTGCAGCTTCTGGTTTTGGATCATCCGGGTTTTCAGCATTTCCAGCTCCTATGGCAGTAGGCCCTGTTGGAGCTCCAGAGACCCCAGCCTTTGGAAGCGGCAGTTCTTCGGCTCGTTTTGGTAGTCTAGGCTCACAGTCTCACACTGCTTTTTCCAAGTCATCCAGTGGCACCTTTGGAAACAGCAGCATATCCACTTCTCTCTCATTCTCAAATGGCAGCACCACAACAGATAATGTATTATTCACACCCAAAGATCAACTAACAGCAGAAGAACTGGAACAATTTCAATCCAAGAAATTTACTCTGGGAAAAATTCCATTAAAGCCACCTCCTGTGGaacttctaaatatttaa
- the NUP42 gene encoding nucleoporin NUP42 isoform X2, whose product MEVWESSGQWMFSVYSPVKKKPNISGFTDISPEELRLEYHNFLTSNNLQSYLHSIQQLINQWRNRVNELKSLNTSTTIALLSDIKGGVNQAAPTFGFGSRPSVTFGSPGFPVNNNSSINAQNFSFKPSSGFATAPSGNPSVFGNTPAFGAVPSANSAITASTPAFGLGKPQITSAASFSFKSPAASGFGSSGFSAFPAPMAVGPVGAPETPAFGSGSSSARFGSLGSQSHTAFSKSSSGTFGNSSISTSLSFSNGSTTTDNVLFTPKDQLTAEELEQFQSKKFTLGKIPLKPPPVELLNI is encoded by the exons ATGGAGGTTTGGGAATCATCAGGGCAGTGgatgttttctgtttattcaccAGTGAAAAAGAAACCTAATATTTCAG GTTTTACAGATATTTCACCAGAGGAGTTGAGACTTGAATACCATAACTTCTTAACAAGCAATAACTTACAGAGTTat CTACATTCTATCCAACAGTTAATAAATCAGTGGAGGAACAGGGTAAATGAACTGAAAAGTCTAAATACCTCAACTACAATAGCTTTG ctctcTGATATAAAGGGTGGAGTAAATCAAGCAGCACCTACGTTTGGATTTGGCAGTAGGCCATCAGTAACATTTGGGTCACCAG GTTTTCCAGTGAATAACAACAGCAGCATTAATGCTCAGAATTTTAGTTTTAAACCAAGCTCTGGATTTGCTACTGCCCCTTCTGGAAACCCTTCTGTGTTTGGGAATACTCCAGCATTTGGAGCTGTACCCTCCGCCAATTCTGCCATCACTGCTTCTACTCCAGCTTTTGGACTTGGGAAACCCCAAATCACATCTGCtgcttcattttcatttaaaagccCTGCAGCTTCTGGTTTTGGATCATCCGGGTTTTCAGCATTTCCAGCTCCTATGGCAGTAGGCCCTGTTGGAGCTCCAGAGACCCCAGCCTTTGGAAGCGGCAGTTCTTCGGCTCGTTTTGGTAGTCTAGGCTCACAGTCTCACACTGCTTTTTCCAAGTCATCCAGTGGCACCTTTGGAAACAGCAGCATATCCACTTCTCTCTCATTCTCAAATGGCAGCACCACAACAGATAATGTATTATTCACACCCAAAGATCAACTAACAGCAGAAGAACTGGAACAATTTCAATCCAAGAAATTTACTCTGGGAAAAATTCCATTAAAGCCACCTCCTGTGGaacttctaaatatttaa